In a genomic window of Allomeiothermus silvanus DSM 9946:
- the ispG gene encoding flavodoxin-dependent (E)-4-hydroxy-3-methylbut-2-enyl-diphosphate synthase, which translates to MQVTRRKTPTVWVGPVPVGGDHPVAVQSMTNTDTADVEATVGQVWALAKAGSEIVRMTVNNDEAAQAVPEIKRRLADLGITVPLVGDFHFNGHILLRKYPQMALALDKYRINPGTVGKGKQQDPNFKTMCEVALEFGKPVRIGVNWGSLDQGLLEEMMDVNARRPEPLDAHQVTLETIVESAVRSYDWALKYGLSEDKIILSAKISNAPDLWWVYRELAKRTPAPLHLGLTEAGMGVSGIVTSTAGLVPLLSEGIGDTIRVSITPAPGEPRTKEVEVALEILQSIGVRQFMPSVASCPGCGRTTSSFFQELALQVSQRLAEQMPLWRTQYPGVENLKVAVMGCVVNGPGESKHAHIGISLPGTGEHPRAPVYVDGQLKATLQGDTIAEDFMAMVEEYIRRKYGKRLA; encoded by the coding sequence ATGCAAGTGACGAGGCGTAAAACCCCGACCGTCTGGGTAGGTCCGGTGCCCGTGGGGGGCGACCATCCGGTAGCGGTCCAAAGCATGACCAACACCGACACCGCCGATGTGGAAGCCACCGTGGGCCAGGTCTGGGCGCTGGCTAAAGCCGGTTCAGAAATAGTGCGGATGACCGTCAACAACGACGAGGCCGCCCAGGCCGTTCCCGAGATCAAACGCCGCTTAGCCGATCTGGGCATCACGGTGCCGCTGGTGGGCGATTTTCACTTCAACGGCCATATCCTGCTGCGCAAATACCCCCAGATGGCCTTGGCGCTCGACAAGTACCGCATCAACCCCGGCACGGTGGGCAAGGGTAAACAGCAAGACCCCAACTTCAAGACCATGTGCGAGGTAGCCCTCGAGTTCGGTAAACCGGTGCGGATCGGGGTGAACTGGGGCTCGCTCGACCAGGGATTGCTCGAGGAGATGATGGATGTCAACGCACGGCGGCCCGAGCCCCTGGATGCCCACCAGGTGACACTCGAGACCATCGTCGAGTCCGCCGTCCGAAGCTACGACTGGGCGCTCAAATATGGCCTCAGCGAAGACAAGATCATCCTCTCGGCCAAGATTTCCAACGCCCCCGATTTATGGTGGGTGTACCGCGAACTCGCCAAGCGCACCCCCGCCCCGCTCCACTTAGGCCTCACCGAGGCCGGGATGGGCGTGAGCGGGATCGTGACCAGTACGGCAGGTCTGGTCCCCCTCCTCAGCGAGGGGATCGGCGACACTATCCGGGTCTCGATCACCCCGGCCCCCGGCGAGCCGCGCACCAAGGAGGTCGAGGTCGCCTTGGAAATCCTCCAGAGCATCGGGGTGCGCCAGTTCATGCCCTCGGTGGCGAGCTGCCCCGGCTGCGGACGCACCACCAGCAGCTTCTTCCAGGAGCTCGCCCTCCAGGTTTCCCAGCGCCTTGCCGAGCAGATGCCCCTCTGGCGCACCCAGTACCCGGGTGTGGAGAACCTCAAGGTTGCGGTGATGGGCTGCGTAGTGAATGGCCCCGGCGAATCTAAGCACGCCCATATCGGCATCTCGCTACCGGGAACCGGCGAGCACCCGCGGGCTCCGGTCTACGTGGATGGGCAGCTCAAGGCCACCCTCCAGGGCGACACCATCGCTGAGGACTTCATGGCCATGGTCGAGGAGTACATCCGGCGCAAGTACGGGAAACGGTTGGCCTGA
- a CDS encoding DUF4395 domain-containing protein, producing MSDRNQLRFNQTLLTVLVPGALLLQQPWVVGVLFVLMVSQHLPYDLMALLKRVLRIPRQPVDEDPRPHRFARTVGAVFLGLSGLLFLLGVPVAGWGLAIIVALLAAINLTTGFCLGCFLYFQLRLLRFRLGAR from the coding sequence ATGAGTGACCGTAACCAACTCCGCTTCAACCAAACCCTGCTCACCGTACTGGTTCCCGGTGCGCTCCTCCTACAGCAACCTTGGGTGGTAGGAGTTTTGTTCGTGCTGATGGTATCGCAGCACCTGCCTTACGACCTGATGGCTCTACTCAAGCGAGTCCTTCGGATTCCCCGCCAACCCGTGGACGAAGACCCCCGCCCACACCGCTTCGCCCGCACCGTAGGGGCGGTATTTTTGGGACTCTCCGGGTTGCTGTTTCTGCTCGGGGTGCCGGTGGCGGGGTGGGGGTTGGCGATCATCGTGGCCCTGCTTGCTGCTATCAACCTGACCACGGGCTTTTGCCTGGGCTGCTTTTTGTATTTTCAGTTGCGGCTGCTGCGGTTTCGCCTGGGGGCACGCTGA
- the pgeF gene encoding peptidoglycan editing factor PgeF, which produces MITSPLLEAPHGFTTREGGVSSGPFASLNLSSATGDDPQKVAENQRRVLEVFGHPPVAALNQIHSGIVHAVSGPGTWEGDGLLTTTPGLLLRVGVADCYPVLLEDPATGAVGALHAGWRGVVAGILPTALERMREHYGSRMEDVRVAIGPGICGQHFQVGPEVAERFAQAGLETFWPDPNAPGRYRLDLLGALKIQAAQAGILPPNLWALGACTLADPRFFSHRRDQGKTGRMWGVIQAKR; this is translated from the coding sequence GTGATAACCTCTCCCCTCCTCGAGGCCCCCCACGGCTTCACTACCCGCGAAGGTGGGGTCTCGAGCGGCCCTTTTGCCAGCCTCAACCTCTCTTCGGCCACCGGCGACGACCCTCAGAAGGTGGCCGAGAACCAGCGCCGGGTGCTTGAGGTGTTTGGTCACCCACCCGTGGCGGCCCTCAACCAGATCCATAGCGGCATCGTTCACGCCGTCAGCGGTCCGGGAACCTGGGAGGGCGACGGTCTGCTGACGACTACGCCGGGTTTGCTTTTACGGGTGGGGGTGGCGGACTGCTACCCGGTGCTGCTGGAAGACCCCGCCACCGGCGCAGTGGGGGCCCTCCACGCGGGCTGGCGGGGGGTGGTAGCGGGGATTCTTCCCACCGCGCTCGAGCGGATGCGCGAACACTACGGCAGCCGGATGGAAGACGTCCGGGTCGCCATCGGCCCCGGCATCTGCGGCCAGCACTTCCAGGTAGGACCCGAGGTAGCCGAGCGGTTCGCGCAAGCTGGGCTCGAGACCTTCTGGCCCGATCCCAACGCGCCGGGACGTTACCGACTAGACCTGCTCGGGGCCCTGAAAATCCAGGCAGCCCAGGCCGGCATCCTCCCGCCTAACCTCTGGGCCCTGGGGGCTTGCACTTTGGCAGACCCCCGCTTTTTCTCCCATCGCCGCGACCAGGGCAAAACCGGACGGATGTGGGGGGTGATCCAGGCCAAGCGCTGA